TTCATCACCCAGATCACCCGCAACCTGCGCGCCCGCGATGCCCATCTGGCCGACCTGCGCCAGCGCTCCATGGAGGAGGACCACATCGTGCGCCTCGGCCTGCTGGCTTCCGGCGCCGCGCACGAGCTGGGGACGCCGCTCGCCACCCTGTCGGTGATCGTGAACGACTGGCGGCGGATGCCCGTGGTCAAGGGCGACCCCGACATGGCCGAGGACATCGCCGAGATGCAGAACCAGATCGACCGCTGCAAGACCATCGTGTCCGGCATCCTGCTGTCCTCCGGCGAGGCGCGGGGGGAGGGGACGCTGCGCACCACCGTGACCGCCTTCCTGGACGATCTGGTGGAGGAGTGGAAGTCCAGCCGGTCCCCGGCCTGCGTCGACTACGACAACAGCGTCCGCTCGCGGGAGCGGATCATCTCCGACCTCGCGCTGAAGCAGGTGATCTTCAACGTCCTGGACAACGCGCTGGAGGTGTCTCCCGGCTGGGTCGGCATCGCCGCCGGGCGGCAGGGGGACAGCCTCGTCCTCACCGTCAACGACGCCGGCCCCGGCTTCGAGGAGCGGATGCTGGCGGAATTCGGCAAACCCTACCGGTCGAGCAAGGGGCGGCCCGGCGGCGGGCTAGGCCTCTTCCTGGTGGTCAACGTGGTGCGCAAGCTGGGCGGCTCGGTCGCCGCGCGCAACCGCCCCGGCGGCGGCGCCTCCGTCACCATGACCCTGCCGCTCGCCGCCCTGTCCGCGGGAGAGAGCCATGGAGACTGACCGTTCCCTCGTGCTGGTGGAGGACGACGCCGCCTTCGCCAAGGTCCTGCGCCGCTCCTTCGAGCGCCGGGGCTACCGGGTCTACTGGTGCGACAGCCTGGACGGGCTGCGGGCGCTTCTGGAGACGGTGCCCTTCGCCTACGCGGTGGTGGACCTGAAGCTGGGCAACGGCTCCGGCCTGGAATGCGTGCGGGAGCTGCACGCCAGCGACCCGGAGACGCGGATCGTCGTCCTGACCGGCTTCGCCAGCATCGCCACGGCGGTCGAGGCGATCAAGCTGGGCGCCTGCCATTACCTCGCCAAGCCGTCGAACACCGACGACATCGAGGCGGCCTTCGAGCGGACGGAGGGCGACCCCTCCATCGCGCTGGGGGCGCGGGCGACCTCGCTGAAGACGCTGGAGTGGGAGCGCATCCACGAAACCCTGGCGGAAACCGGCTTCAACATCTCCGAAACCGCCCGCCGCCTGGGGATGCACCGCCGCACCCTGGCCCGCAAGCTGGAGAAGAAGCAGGTGCCCTGAAAGGTGCCCTAAATCCGCTTTCTCCTGTCCAGTCGGTCAAAGGATGCGCATGGCCGCTGGACAATGGCGGCCAGTCCGCCCATTTTTCACGGCCTGTTACAGTCGTGTGTCATACGCAGCAGCAAGGAGCAGTGTGAAGTGTCTCTTTCCACGTCGAGCAGCAGCCCCGCCGATCCGCGGACCGAGGCCCGCCGTCTTCTGACGGACGCCATCTCCACGTATCTCCAGTCGTGCAAGGATCTGGCTGCTGCGACCGAACGCGCGACCGAGACGAGCGGCAGCATCGACACCCAGGCCCGCCGCAAGGCTTACCAGACTCTGACCGAGCTGGGCGATCAGGTCCGTCTCGCGCAGCGCCGTCTCGTCACCGCGGCCAAGCAGGCCCGCCGCGTCATGCCGGTGGCCGAGATCGAGGAGGTCGCCAAGAAGCTGGACAAGCGCGACACCACGGAAAGCGCCGCCGTGCTGGTCAAGGCCGCTCTGGTCAACTGACGTCGGTCGGGGGAGGGCTCGCCTGTTCGGCATAGTCGAATCCGCCGGAAGGGCGGGAATCGCCGAATTTTTGCGGGTCACAGCGTCGCGCCCGGTCGAATCCGGTCGGGAGCATCTTGCGCGCGGACGCCCGTCAGGGTAGGTCAGAGGCGCCTGGAGCCCTGGAACATGCTGGGGTTCCGCCACGAACAAGGGGAATTTGGGAATGACGAAGGCCGATCTCATCGACGCGATCGCCGGCAAGCTGGGCGGCACGAAGGCCGACGCCGGCAAGGCGCTGGACGCGGTTCTGGAGAGCCTGCAGGACGCGCTGGTCAAGGGGGAGACGGTCAAGCTGCCGGGCTTCGGCCAGTTCGAGATCGCCGAGCGCGGCGAGCGCACGGGCCGCAACCCGCAGACCGGCGCGGAGATCAAGATCGCCGCCTCCAAGGCGCCGAAGTTCTCCGCCGGCAAGGCCCTCAAGGACGCCGTCAACGGCAAGGCCGAGTAAGTCGCCTGCCTTCTCCCCTCCGCTCACGCGCAGACAGCGTGCTTGCGCTGACGTGACAGGCGGGCCTTTGGTCCGCTGAAGGCGGGGAGGAAAGGTTGCCCGTGAAGCGGGCGGGTGAGGAGGACGTGCCTGTGCCGGACACACCGCCACGCGCACCCCCTCACCCTGACCCTCTCCCCGGAGGGAGAGGGAATTCCATTGTGTTCAATGCGGGTTCGCCGGCCCCGGCGTGGCGTCGGCCAGCCAGCGGCCGAGCGGGTCGTCCGTTTCGGTTGACGCCTCGCTCCAGCCGGGCGGGACGCCGTCCATGTTCGGCAGGCGGTGGGCGATGCCCTTGTGGCAGTCGATGCAGGTCCGCTGACCGCTGAACAGATATTGCTGATGGATGCGCGCCGCCCGCGCCCCCTGCTTGGTGATGTCCATCGACTCCGCGCTGTGGCAGTTGCGGCATTCCAGGGAGTTGTTGGCCTTCAGCCGCGCCCATTCATGCTCGGCCAGCTCGCGCCGCTTCTCCAGGAACTTGTCGCGCGTGTTGATCGTGCCGAAGATCTTGCCCCAGACCTCCTTCGAGGCCTGCATCTTGCGGGCGATCTTGTCGGTCCAGTTGTGGGGGACGTGGCAATCCGGGCAGGTCGCCCGCACGCCGGAGCGGTTGGTGAAGTGGATGGTGGTCTTCAACTCCTCGAACACGTTGTCCCGCATCTCGTGGCAACTCGTGCAGAACTTCTCGGTGTTGGTGACCTCCAGCGCGGTGTTGAAGCCGCCCCAGAACATCACGCCGGCCAGGAACCCGCCCAGCGTCAGGAAGCCGAGGCTGAGGTAGCGGCTCGGCCCCGCGATGATCCGCCAGGGCCGCAGCAGATAGTCGGGCAGCTTCATCGCCGGTCACCCCCGTCCGACGGGCGGCTGATGAGGCTGTCCATGTCCTTGAAGGTGTTCGGGACGATGGGCTGGGCCATGGTCTGGGGAACGTGGCACTGCGTGCAGAAATAGCGGCGCGGGCTGACCGCGCCCAGGGTCTGCCCCTCGCGGTCCACATAGTGGGTGATGCTGATCATCGGCGCCTGGGTGGCCCCGGTGAACTGGCGGCTGTGGCAGGTCAGGCACTGGTTGTTGTTCAGGCTGATCTGGTAATCGCGGATGTTGTGCGGGATGACCGGCGGCTGCTCCGGATAGTTGCGGGCGACCCGCCGGTCGTCGGTGACGTCGGCGGGGATCGGCGGGGCCGGGTCCTCGTCGGTGAACTGGATCGGCGGGCGGAAAGGCTCCCTGACCTGACCGGTTCCCTGACCGGTTCCCTGGGCGGCGAGCAGTGCCGGCACGAGGCAGGGCAGGGCCGCGGCCAGCGCGAGCATGAGATGACGGCGCATGGTTGCGGTCCTCCCTCAGACGGCCACGATCTTGACGGCGCACTTCTTGAAGTCCGTCTGCTTGCTGATCGGGTCGGTGGCGTCGAGCGTGCATTTGTTGATGAGGCGTGCCGAATCGAACCAGGGCACGAAGACGACCCCGCGCGGCGGCCGGTTGCGCCCGCGCGTCTCGACCCGGGTGCGCATCTCGCCGCGGCGCGACATCACCTTGACCTCCGACCCACGGCGCAGCCCCCGCGCCTGCGCGTCGTCCGGGTGCATGTAGACCAGCGCCATCGGCATGGCCTTGTAGAGTTCCGGCACCCGCATGGTCATGGAGCCGGAGTGCCAGTGCTCCAGCACGCGGCCGGTGACCAGCCACAGGTCGAAGTCCTTGTCCGGCGATTCCGCCGGGGGTTCGTAGGGGAAGGCGAACAGGTTGGCCTTGCCGTCCGGGTTCCCGTAGAAGCGCACCCCCTCGCCCTTCGGGACGTAGGGGTCGAGCCTCTCCCGGTAGCGCCACTTCGTCTCCTTGCCCTCGACCACCGGCCAGCGCAGCCCGCGGACCTCGTGATAGGTGTCGAAGGGCGCCAGATCGTGGCCGTGGCCGCGCCCGAAGGCGGCGTACTCCTCGAACAGGCCCTTCTGCACGTAGAAGCCGAATTCCTTCGACTCCGGGTTCTCGTAGGCGGGGTTCAGCTCCGACACCGGGAAGCGGTCGACATTGCCGTTGCGGAACAGCACGTCGAACAGGGTCTTGCCGCGGAAGTCGGGGTTGGCGTCGAGGATCTCCTTCGGCCACACCTCGTCGGTGGTGAAGCGCTTGGAGAATTCCATGAGCTGCCAGAGGTCCGACCGCGCCTCCCCCGGCGCGTTGACGAGCTGGTGCCAGAAATGGGTCCGCCGTTCCGCGTTGCCGTAGGCGCCCTCCTTCTCAACCCACATGGCGGCGGGCAGGATCAGGTCGGCGGCGGCGGCGGTCACCGTCGGGTAGGCGTCCGACACGACGATGAAGTTCTCCGGGTTGCGGTAGCCGGGATAGGTCTCGTTGTCGCTGTTGGGCGCCGCCTGGAGGTTGTTGTTGACCATGATCCAGTAGGCGTTGAGCTTCCCGTCCTTCAGCATCCGGTCCTGCAGGACGGCGTGGTAGCCGATCTTGCCGGGCAGCAGGCCCTTGGGGATCTTCCAGCCCTCTTCCACGTGGGAGCGGTGGGTCGGGTTGGTCACCTGCATGTCGGCGGGCAGGCGGTGGGCGAAGGTGCCGACCTCGCGCGCCGTGCCGCAGGCCGAGGGCTGGCCGGTCAGCGAGAAGGGGCTGTTCCCCGGTTCCGAGATTTTTCCGGTCAGCAGGTGGATGTTGTAGACCATGTGGTTCACCCACACGCCGCGGACATGCTGGTTGAACCCCATGGTCCACAGCGACATGACCTTGACCTTCGGATCGGCGTACATCTCGGCCAGCGCGAGCAGCCGCTCCTTCGGGACCTTGCTCAGCTCCGCCGTCTTCTCCAGCGTGTACTCGCTGACGAATTGGGCGAATTCGTCGAAGCTCATGGGCTTGGAATCGGTCGGGTCCTTGGCGTTCGCCGCGCGCACCTCCAGCACGCTTTCGGGGCGCAGGCCGTAGCCGATGTCCTTCTGCCCCAGGCGGAAGCTGCAATGCTTCTCGATGAACTCCTTGTTCACGCGCCCGGTCTGGATGATGTGGTTGGCGATGCAGTTCAGGATGGCCAGGTCGGTTCCCGGCTCGAAGATCATGGGCACGTCGGCCAGTTCGAAGCTGCGGTGCTCGAAGGTCGAGAGGACGGCCACCTTCACGTGGTTGTGGGCCAGCCGCCGGTCGGTGATGCGCGTCCACAGGATGGGGTGCATCTCCGCCATGTTGGAGCCCCAGAGCACGAAGGCGTCGGCGTGCTCGAAATCGTCGTAGCAGCCCATCGGCTCATCCATGCCGAAGGTGCGGATGAAGGCCACGGCGGCCGACGCCATGCAGTGGCGGGCGTTGGGGTCGAGGTTGTTGGTGCGGAAGCCGGCGCGCATCAGCTTGGACGCGGCGTAGCCCTCCCAGATCGTCCATTGGCCGGACCCGAACATGCCGACGGCGTCCGGCCCCTTCTCCTTCAGCACCCGCTTCCACTGGCGGGCCATCTCATCGAAGGCCTCGTCCCAGGAGACCGGGCGGAATTCCCCGTCCTTGTGGTATTTGCCGTCGCGCATGCGCAGCAGCGGCTGGGTCAGCCGGTCCTGCCCGTACATGATCTTGGACAGGAAATAGCCCTTCACGCAATTCAGGCCGCGGTTGACCTCCGACTGCATGTCGCCGTGGGTGGCGACGACGCGGTTGTCCTTGGTGGCGACCATGACGCTGCATCCGGTGCCGCAGAAGCGGCAGGGCGCCTTGGACCAGGTGAGCTGGGCGTCCTCGCCCGCCACCATGGATCGCTGGGCCATGGCGGGCAGGCTGATGCCCCCCGCCGTCGCGGCGGCCGCGACCGCCTGCGCCTTGATGAAATCCCGCCGGTCAAGCATGGGTTCCTCCCCCTTATTTCTTGACGAATGTGAAATTCGGACGCGTCAGCGCCGCGCCGTAGCGGCCTCCTCCGCGGTCCGGGCCGCCATCGGCTCGGCGTGGTGGAAGACCATGACCGCCGACATCACGCCGGGCATCAGGTGGATCGCGGTCATGCGGTCGGCGATGCGGCCCTCGTGGGGGCCTTCGACGGTCACCACCATCCGGCCCCGCTCCTCCGCATGGACCTCCACATCGCCCAGCGCGGCGACGGCGGCCCGCACGTCGGGGCTGCGCTCGGGCCGCAGATGGACGAGGATGGAGGCGATGTGCCATTCCGCCGGCGCTTCGTCCGGCCGGTCTTGGATGTCAGGGGGCATGGGCGGTCTCCGGTCCGGGTTGCAAGGTGACGGCGTCGGCGGGGCAGGCGGCCACACAGGCGCCGCAACCGGTGCAGGCGCCGTCCTCCACCGTGGGGACCGCGACGCCGCCCGGCGCCAGGGCGAAGCGGATGGCCGCTTCCGGGCAGGCGTCGCGGCAGCTCCGGCAGACGACGCGGTTCATGGCGAGGCAGGACGGGGCGATCCGCGCGATCAGGGTCCAGGGGCGGGCGGCGCGGTCGAAGACCGGCTCGGGGCAGGATTCGGCACAGGCCGCGCAGAAGCTGCACTCGCCCCGCCGGAAGTCGATCTCGGGGAACCCGCCGTCCCCCCGGCGGATGATGGACTCCGGGCAGGCGTCGGCGCAGGCGCCGCAGCGCGTGCACAGGTCGGTGAATTGCTTTGTCCGGGACCAGGGCGGGCGCAACGGCGCGGGCTCGGCGCGTCGCCGTCCGCGGAGAAAGCCTCGCCGTCCCAGATCGACCGACTCATCGGCCATGGCGCCGCACCCCTCAGACCGGGGGCGGACCGGGCGGACCCATGATGAGTTGCGACATCCAGACCAGGAAGCCGTAGCCGCCCACGACGGCGACGGACAGGATCGGCCAGATCACCACCGCCAGAATCAGGAACATGGCGATCTCACGCCGCTTGGCGCCGGGATCGGGCAGGGGCGGATTGGCACCGGCGCGCGACGGGAAGCGGGCTGGGTCCGGTGACGGGTCCGGGGAAAGGCGGCGGTTCATGGCGGCTCCCGTTTTTGGCGGGCAATGGCGTTGCCGACAGCCTGAGAGACGGTCGGACACCCCAACAACAGGTTGAGCGTTGCTTCTGTTCCATGTGGCCGAGCGCGCGACGGGCAGCGCGCCGGTGCGCCGCGGTTATGGCCTCCGGGATGGCCTCTGGAATGGCGTTTCAGGCGGATGATTCGCGCAGCGAACATTTTTTTGAGGGGCCTCGGGATTAAGCGGCCCGCGGGATCGTAAACTGAGTGAAGAGGGGATAAGGAGGTCGGACGGCCTTGGTGTGATTTGGGTCTCCGGATTGTTTATTTCCGATTCGTACGGAACATGCAGATTAGATCGACTATGAGGTTGCTGATGATCTGAAGTTCTGTAAGATTGGAACAGCCGTTTTTGGTGTAACGGCTTCTCCACTGTTGTGATCGTAAGTGAAGCGAACTCAATCAGAGGCCGCGCCTGCTTTGGCGCGGCCTTTTTTTCGTTTTTTCGAAGTCATAGTACGAAAGTTTTGCTCCCAGGTATCGGATTTACGTAGGGCATATCTGCGACGATAGTTGCGACAGAGGGGATTAATTGTGCTGTGATTCCTGAAACGGATGTTGTGTTCCGCTGATTGTGTGGTATACCAAGTACGGAATGCGGAACACCAAGCCTCTCCCAACGGTGGCGGTGGTGCTCCTGCCAAGATGCGAAGGGCACGCAAGCCCCAAAGAAAGGCAATGCGACAACAACCATCGGCCCCGCCCGGCTGAGTTGAGTGTTCGATCACCGCATTGGGGAGGAAGAGTAATGAGTCAGTCCATCGCTGCACCGCCTGGCGGCTCGCAGGCGCCCGTTTCCGAAGGCGCGCGTTGGATGCAGATCGTCGTCGGCATCGTCTGTATGGTGGCCGCGGCCAACATCCAGTATGCCTGGACGCTGTTCGTGCCGGAAATCCAGGCCACCCATGGCTGGACCCGCGCCTCGATCCAGACCGCCTTCACCGTCTTCGTCGTCGTCCAGACCTGGCTGACCCCCATCGAAGGCTACTTCATCGACCGCTACGGCCCCCGCGTCATCGTCGCCTTCGGCGGCGTGATGACCGGCCTCTCCTGGATCATCGACAGCTACGCCGGCTCGCTCGGCATGCTCTATGTCGGTTCGGCCATCGGCGGCGTCGGCGTCGGCTGCGTCTACGCCACCTGCGTCAACAGCGCCATCAAGTGGTTCCCGGACAAGCGCGGCCTCGCCGTCGGCCTGACCGCGGGCGGCTACGGCGCCGGTTCGGCCCTGACGATCCTGCCGATCGCCAACATGATCCACTCCTCGGGCTACCAGGCGGCCTTCTTCTGGTTCGGCCTGCTGCAGGGCACGATCATCATCATCGCCGCCTACTTCCTGCGCGCCCCGCAGAAGGATCAGGTGAAGGCCTCGACCAAGGTCCTGCAGTCCCGCCGCGACTACACGCTGAAGGAAGCGCTGCAGACGCCGGTCTTCTGGGTCATGATGGTCATGTTCATCTGCACCGTGTCCGGCGGTCTGATGGCGGTGGCCCAGCTCGGCGTGATCGCCCACGATCTGGGCGTGAAGGAAGCCCCGATCAGCCTGTTCGGCATCACCATGGCGGCTCTGCCCTTCGCGCTGATGCTCGACCGCGTGATGAACGGCATCTCCCGCCCGCTGTTCGGCTTCATCTCCGACCACATCGGCCGTGAAGCGACGATGTTCATCGCCTTCACCTTCGAAGGCATCGGCATCCTGATGCTCAGCCGCTTCGGCCACGACCCGATCATGTTCCTGATCCTGTCGGGCATGGTGTTCCTGGCCTGGGGCGAAGTGTACAGCCTGTTCAGCGCGACCTCGGCGGACACCTTCGGCACCAAGCATGCGGCGAAGATCTACGGCGTGCTCTACTGCGCCAAGGGCATCGCGGCCCTCCTGGTCCCGCTGGGCAACCTGCTGATGGAAGCCACCGGCACCTGGGCGACCGTGCTCTACATCTGCGCGACGATGGATCTGTTCGCGGCGGTCTGCGCCATCACCGTCCTGCGGCCCATGCTGCGCAAGCACCATGCCCGCAACGCCGAACTCGCCGCCCAGCAGGGCAGGGGTCCGGTCACGGCGGCGGCCAGCCCGTAACCTCCGC
The sequence above is drawn from the Azospirillum sp. TSH58 genome and encodes:
- a CDS encoding chaperone NapD, with amino-acid sequence MPPDIQDRPDEAPAEWHIASILVHLRPERSPDVRAAVAALGDVEVHAEERGRMVVTVEGPHEGRIADRMTAIHLMPGVMSAVMVFHHAEPMAARTAEEAATARR
- a CDS encoding HU family DNA-binding protein; translation: MTKADLIDAIAGKLGGTKADAGKALDAVLESLQDALVKGETVKLPGFGQFEIAERGERTGRNPQTGAEIKIAASKAPKFSAGKALKDAVNGKAE
- the napE gene encoding periplasmic nitrate reductase, NapE protein; this encodes MNRRLSPDPSPDPARFPSRAGANPPLPDPGAKRREIAMFLILAVVIWPILSVAVVGGYGFLVWMSQLIMGPPGPPPV
- the napA gene encoding periplasmic nitrate reductase subunit alpha, producing MLDRRDFIKAQAVAAAATAGGISLPAMAQRSMVAGEDAQLTWSKAPCRFCGTGCSVMVATKDNRVVATHGDMQSEVNRGLNCVKGYFLSKIMYGQDRLTQPLLRMRDGKYHKDGEFRPVSWDEAFDEMARQWKRVLKEKGPDAVGMFGSGQWTIWEGYAASKLMRAGFRTNNLDPNARHCMASAAVAFIRTFGMDEPMGCYDDFEHADAFVLWGSNMAEMHPILWTRITDRRLAHNHVKVAVLSTFEHRSFELADVPMIFEPGTDLAILNCIANHIIQTGRVNKEFIEKHCSFRLGQKDIGYGLRPESVLEVRAANAKDPTDSKPMSFDEFAQFVSEYTLEKTAELSKVPKERLLALAEMYADPKVKVMSLWTMGFNQHVRGVWVNHMVYNIHLLTGKISEPGNSPFSLTGQPSACGTAREVGTFAHRLPADMQVTNPTHRSHVEEGWKIPKGLLPGKIGYHAVLQDRMLKDGKLNAYWIMVNNNLQAAPNSDNETYPGYRNPENFIVVSDAYPTVTAAAADLILPAAMWVEKEGAYGNAERRTHFWHQLVNAPGEARSDLWQLMEFSKRFTTDEVWPKEILDANPDFRGKTLFDVLFRNGNVDRFPVSELNPAYENPESKEFGFYVQKGLFEEYAAFGRGHGHDLAPFDTYHEVRGLRWPVVEGKETKWRYRERLDPYVPKGEGVRFYGNPDGKANLFAFPYEPPAESPDKDFDLWLVTGRVLEHWHSGSMTMRVPELYKAMPMALVYMHPDDAQARGLRRGSEVKVMSRRGEMRTRVETRGRNRPPRGVVFVPWFDSARLINKCTLDATDPISKQTDFKKCAVKIVAV
- the napF gene encoding ferredoxin-type protein NapF, with protein sequence MADESVDLGRRGFLRGRRRAEPAPLRPPWSRTKQFTDLCTRCGACADACPESIIRRGDGGFPEIDFRRGECSFCAACAESCPEPVFDRAARPWTLIARIAPSCLAMNRVVCRSCRDACPEAAIRFALAPGGVAVPTVEDGACTGCGACVAACPADAVTLQPGPETAHAP
- a CDS encoding response regulator transcription factor, whose translation is METDRSLVLVEDDAAFAKVLRRSFERRGYRVYWCDSLDGLRALLETVPFAYAVVDLKLGNGSGLECVRELHASDPETRIVVLTGFASIATAVEAIKLGACHYLAKPSNTDDIEAAFERTEGDPSIALGARATSLKTLEWERIHETLAETGFNISETARRLGMHRRTLARKLEKKQVP
- a CDS encoding ATP-binding protein; translation: MRDTTDKKNLFLLVQLRWLAVAGQVVTILIVHYQMGITLPLDQMGAVILFLVALNIASVLHLRRQTSVSNTQLFLELLIDVSALTVQLYLSGGASNPFISLYLLQITLGAVLLEAWSAWALVLVATACFTLLIGAYRPLALPPGLEGLLLGLHIQGMFLCFVLTASLIVPFITQITRNLRARDAHLADLRQRSMEEDHIVRLGLLASGAAHELGTPLATLSVIVNDWRRMPVVKGDPDMAEDIAEMQNQIDRCKTIVSGILLSSGEARGEGTLRTTVTAFLDDLVEEWKSSRSPACVDYDNSVRSRERIISDLALKQVIFNVLDNALEVSPGWVGIAAGRQGDSLVLTVNDAGPGFEERMLAEFGKPYRSSKGRPGGGLGLFLVVNVVRKLGGSVAARNRPGGGASVTMTLPLAALSAGESHGD
- a CDS encoding cytochrome c3 family protein, producing the protein MKLPDYLLRPWRIIAGPSRYLSLGFLTLGGFLAGVMFWGGFNTALEVTNTEKFCTSCHEMRDNVFEELKTTIHFTNRSGVRATCPDCHVPHNWTDKIARKMQASKEVWGKIFGTINTRDKFLEKRRELAEHEWARLKANNSLECRNCHSAESMDITKQGARAARIHQQYLFSGQRTCIDCHKGIAHRLPNMDGVPPGWSEASTETDDPLGRWLADATPGPANPH
- a CDS encoding nitrate reductase cytochrome c-type subunit: MRRHLMLALAAALPCLVPALLAAQGTGQGTGQVREPFRPPIQFTDEDPAPPIPADVTDDRRVARNYPEQPPVIPHNIRDYQISLNNNQCLTCHSRQFTGATQAPMISITHYVDREGQTLGAVSPRRYFCTQCHVPQTMAQPIVPNTFKDMDSLISRPSDGGDRR
- the oxlT gene encoding oxalate/formate MFS antiporter, with the translated sequence MSQSIAAPPGGSQAPVSEGARWMQIVVGIVCMVAAANIQYAWTLFVPEIQATHGWTRASIQTAFTVFVVVQTWLTPIEGYFIDRYGPRVIVAFGGVMTGLSWIIDSYAGSLGMLYVGSAIGGVGVGCVYATCVNSAIKWFPDKRGLAVGLTAGGYGAGSALTILPIANMIHSSGYQAAFFWFGLLQGTIIIIAAYFLRAPQKDQVKASTKVLQSRRDYTLKEALQTPVFWVMMVMFICTVSGGLMAVAQLGVIAHDLGVKEAPISLFGITMAALPFALMLDRVMNGISRPLFGFISDHIGREATMFIAFTFEGIGILMLSRFGHDPIMFLILSGMVFLAWGEVYSLFSATSADTFGTKHAAKIYGVLYCAKGIAALLVPLGNLLMEATGTWATVLYICATMDLFAAVCAITVLRPMLRKHHARNAELAAQQGRGPVTAAASP